From the genome of Ahaetulla prasina isolate Xishuangbanna chromosome 15, ASM2864084v1, whole genome shotgun sequence, one region includes:
- the DDX54 gene encoding ATP-dependent RNA helicase DDX54, with protein sequence MAPAFGSGRRRKKQRWCKSREPDEDQDYELPETALSKPDGASDIEPDTQEMVRAQNKKKKKSGGFQSMGLSYPVFKGIMKKGYKIPTPIQRKTIPLILDGKDVVAMARTGSGKTACFLIPMLEKLKARCAKTGARALVLSPTRELALQTLKFTKELGRFTGLKTALILGGDRMEDQFAALHENPDIIIATPGRLMHVAVEMKLKLHSVEYVVFDEADRLFEMGFSEQLREIVSRLPDGRQTLLFSATLPKLLVEFAQAGLTEPVLIRLDVESKLSEQLKLSFFHVRADDKPALLLYLLRTVVKPQDQTIVFVATKHHTEYLKELLTMQGVNCTNIYSSLDQTARKINIGKFAHGKCSVLIVTDLAARGIDIPLLDNVINYSFPAKPKLFLHRVGRVARAGRTGIAYSLVAPDEVPYVFDLHLFLGRPLVFANPHQKPTDSDGVFGRVPQIILDDEESLLQTDHERSLDLQSLRRVSDNALKQYQKSRPSSSPESIKRVKEMEFSLVGIHPLFSLRFEEDEMAQLKFVDSIKTYRSKATIFEINATNKTLASDVMRAKRIRDRQSIDRHQRKQEERLSLAAVKAQAAAFREELTEDGEDHIQDVFSSVVGKKRKRLPSESRAMKKKKTPTAKEEEEFYVPYQPKDFASERGLCVGGEGTAFEQQASAAVLDLMGDEDRNLNKNKKLLKWDRKRKRFVGQTGQEDKKKIRTESGAYISSSYKTNLYDKWKKRNKIDEQDSDTEVGGDQRNRRRQKGRGPHPASSSSQRGRVRSELKTKEQIFKQRKKASKQRFLQGGGMKRLKSRSRQRVRQMRQMAFGRGNVKKGKLRKRM encoded by the exons ATGGCTCCGGCTTTCGGCTCCGGTCGGAGGAGGAAAAAGCAGCGGTGGTGCAAAAGCCGGGAGCCCGACGAGGATCAG GACTATGAGCTGCCAGAAACTGCTTTATCGAAGCCTGATGGTGCTTCCGATATTGAGCCCGATACCCAGGAAATGGTTCGTGCccagaacaagaaaaagaagaaatcggGAGGTTTTCAATCCATGG GTCTCAGCTATCCGGTGTTCAAAGGAATTATGAAAAAAGGCTACAAAATACCCACACCCATCCAGAGGAAG ACCATTCCGTTGATCTTGGACGGCAAGGATGTGGTAGCCATGGCGAGGACCGGAAGTGGAAAAACGGCTTGTTTTCTGATTCCCATGCTGGAGAAACTGAAAGCCCGCTGCGCCAAGACAGGAGCGCGAGCTCTCGTCCTGTCGCCAACCCGAGAACTGGCTTTGCAGACTCTCAAATTCACCaaagag CTGGGTCGGTTTACCGGTTTAAAAACCGCTCTGATTCTTGGAGGTGACAG gATGGAAGACCAATTTGCCGCTTTGCACGAGAACCCTGACAT CATCATTGCAACCCCTGGCCGGTTGATGCACGTTGCTGTCGAGATGAAACTGAAGTTGCACAGTGTGGAGTACGTGGTTTTCGATGAAGCAGACAG GTTGTTTGAGATGGGCTTTTCAGAACAGCTGAGGGAGATCGTCTCCAGGCTGCCCGACGGTCGCCAGACGTTGCTCTTCTCAGCCACTTTACCAAAACTTCTTGTGGAGTTCGCACAGGCTG GTCTCACAGAGCCGGTATTAATCCGACTGGATGTGGAATCCAAGCTGAGCGAGCAACTCAAG CTTTCGTTTTTTCACGTGCGGGCCGATGACAAGCCTGCCCTTCTGTTATATCTGCTGAGGACGGTGGTCAAGCCACAAGACCAGACCATTGTGTTTGTGGCCACCAAACATCACACAGAATACCTGAAGGAG CTGCTGACCATGCAAGGGGTGAACTGCACCAACATCTACAGCTCTCTGGACCAGACGGCTCGCAAAATCAACATCGGCAAGTTTGCTCACGGCAAATGCTCGGTCTTGATTGTCACCGACCTCGCCGCTCGCGGGATCGACATCCCCCTGCTGGATAATGTGATTAACTACAGCTTCCCAGCCAAGCCTAAACTTTTTCTGCATCGCGTCG GCAGAGTGGCCCGTGCGGGGAGGACTGGAATAGCCTACTCCCTCGTGGCTCCAGATGAGGTCCCTTACGTCTTTGACCTGCATCTGTTTCTCGGCCGGCCCCTGGTCTTCGCCAATCCTCATCAGAAGCCTACGG ATTCAGATGGCGTTTTTGGCCGCGTTCCCCAAATCATCCTAGATGACGAGGAGAGCTTGCTACAGACTGACCACGAGCGTTCCCTTGACCTGCAGAGCCTCCGTCGTGTCTCTGACAACGCCCTGAAGCAGTACCAAAAATCCCGGCCAAGTTCGTCCCCCGAATCCATCAAGAGGGTCAAAGAAATGGAGTTCAGTCTTGTAGGGATCCATCCCCTTTTCA GTTTGCGTTTTGAGGAGGATGAGATGGCGCAGCTGAAATTTGTGGATAGCATCAAAACGTACCGTTCTAAAGCG ACCATCTTTGAAATCAACGCCACCAACAAAACCCTGGCCAGTGACGTCATGCGGGCCAAACGTATCCGCGACCGGCAGTCCATCGACCGGCACCAACGGAAGCAGGAGGAGAGGCTCTCCTTGGCTGCTGTGAAAGCTCAAGCGGCGGCTTTCCGAGAGGAACTGACGGAAGACGGAGAAGACCACATCCAG GATGTCTTCTCCAGCGTGGTGGGAAAGAAACGAAAGCGTCTTCCATCAGAAAGTAGagcaatgaagaagaagaagacgccaacagcaaaggaggaggaggagttttaTGTCCCTTACCAACCCAAGGACTTTGCTTCGGAGCGGGG gctctgtgttggaggggaAGGCACCGCATTTGAACAGCAGGCCTCCGCGGCCGTCCTGGACTTAATGGGCGACGAAGACCGGAATTTAAACAAGAACAAAAAGCTTTTGAAATG GGATCGGAAACGGAAACGGTTTGTCGGGCAAACGGGTCAGGAGGATAAGAAGAAGATCCGTACGGAAAGTGGCGCCTACATCAGCAGTTCCTACAAAACTAACCT CTACGACAaatggaaaaagagaaataagattGACGAGCAGGATTCCGACACGGAGGTTGGTGGCgatcagaggaacaggaggaggcagAAAGGCAGAG GGCCCCATccggcttcctcctcctcccagcgaGGAAGAGTCCGCTCCGAGCTGAAAACCAAAGAACAGATCTTCAAGCAGAGGAAAAAGGCATCCAAGCAACGCTTCCTGCAGGGCGGTGGGATGAAGCGCTTGAAATCTCGTAGCCGGCAACGGGTGCGACAGATGCGCCAAATGGCCTTCGGTCGCGGAAATGTCAAGAAAGGCAAGCTGCGGAAACGGATGTAG